A region of Granulicella sibirica DNA encodes the following proteins:
- a CDS encoding DUF2062 domain-containing protein, with the protein MGSLSCSQVSSPSKSVQQQSFLHRRIVNPLVDLLRIGCTPRKLAWSIAIGFVIGINPLLGSTTLISLTVAALLRLNLVASQIATHLSYPLEIAFFFVFIRLGDKVFHTGRLPLHHRALISAARHHPIDTTRLLWTWEWHALVIWALVSIVVAPMVVLLLTPILNGLNERIQR; encoded by the coding sequence GTGGGCAGTCTATCCTGTTCACAGGTGTCATCCCCGTCCAAGTCCGTGCAGCAGCAGAGCTTCCTGCACCGGCGTATCGTCAACCCGCTGGTGGACCTTCTGCGCATCGGGTGCACGCCGAGAAAGCTGGCCTGGAGCATCGCGATCGGTTTCGTCATCGGGATCAACCCGCTTCTGGGCTCGACGACGCTCATCTCGCTGACTGTGGCCGCGCTCCTGCGGCTGAACCTGGTAGCCTCGCAGATCGCGACCCATCTTTCGTATCCGCTTGAGATCGCGTTCTTCTTCGTGTTCATCCGGCTTGGAGACAAGGTCTTTCACACCGGCCGCTTGCCTCTCCACCATAGAGCGCTCATCTCCGCGGCGCGTCATCACCCGATCGACACAACCAGGCTGCTGTGGACGTGGGAGTGGCATGCGCTCGTGATCTGGGCACTGGTCTCGATTGTCGTCGCGCCAATGGTGGTGCTTCTCCTTACGCCCATCCTGAACGGACTGAACGAGCGTATTCAACGCTAG
- a CDS encoding lysophospholipid acyltransferase family protein: MRTLRAVRRTIVLVGVFIYAGTELILTRPKDRVARADWLHRFCARAIKRFGIKVDVIGKPPDKGVLISNHLSYMDIVTFAALHRCVFCSKAEIRTWPVLGWMTTMAGTVYVERGRGGSAVKAAKGMQEASAAGLPVIFFPEGTTSNGEGLLKFHSGLLAQAMASEEPIVPAFIRYHLDQDNGPDVSIADDVSYWGNRDMLAHIFKFLGLKGVRVEVRFAEKPIQFSADVLHRKVAADEARVAVARVGGIRV, from the coding sequence TTGCGTACTCTGCGTGCGGTTCGCCGCACGATTGTCCTCGTCGGCGTCTTTATTTACGCCGGGACGGAACTGATTCTTACCCGCCCCAAAGATCGCGTCGCCCGTGCCGACTGGCTTCATCGCTTCTGTGCCCGTGCCATCAAACGCTTCGGGATCAAGGTAGACGTCATCGGGAAGCCGCCTGACAAGGGCGTCCTCATCTCGAATCATCTCAGCTATATGGATATCGTCACGTTCGCGGCGCTGCACCGTTGCGTTTTCTGCTCCAAGGCTGAGATCCGGACATGGCCTGTTCTCGGCTGGATGACGACCATGGCTGGAACGGTCTACGTGGAGCGCGGACGGGGTGGTTCCGCGGTCAAGGCCGCCAAGGGGATGCAGGAGGCCAGCGCCGCCGGCCTTCCGGTCATCTTCTTTCCTGAGGGAACGACCTCGAACGGTGAGGGGCTGCTGAAGTTTCACTCCGGCCTGCTGGCCCAAGCGATGGCGAGCGAAGAACCCATCGTTCCGGCGTTCATCCGGTATCACCTGGATCAGGACAATGGGCCGGACGTGTCAATTGCGGACGATGTGTCTTACTGGGGCAATCGAGACATGCTTGCGCACATCTTCAAGTTTCTTGGCCTGAAGGGGGTTCGGGTCGAGGTGCGGTTTGCGGAGAAGCCCATCCAGTTCTCCGCCGACGTTCTCCACCGTAAGGTTGCAGCCGACGAGGCAAGAGTGGCCGTGGCGCGGGTTGGCGGGATTCGCGTCTGA
- a CDS encoding BlaI/MecI/CopY family transcriptional regulator, which translates to MPPKKSITLTEAELRLMKVLWARGEIAVSGLVEAISDETPLAYTSVLTTIRILEKKGYVTHRQEARAFLYSPCIAEHEASRSEVRHVLQRFFGNSREQLLLSLLGDDEIGPDELRRLREAIAKAPDNEPIVPPAARPEEAGS; encoded by the coding sequence ATGCCGCCGAAGAAATCCATTACGCTGACCGAAGCCGAGCTGAGGCTCATGAAGGTTCTCTGGGCGAGAGGCGAGATCGCCGTCTCCGGCCTGGTGGAAGCGATCTCCGACGAGACCCCCCTGGCGTATACGTCGGTGTTGACGACGATCCGCATTCTTGAGAAGAAGGGGTACGTCACGCATCGGCAGGAGGCGCGTGCCTTCCTTTACAGCCCATGCATCGCCGAGCACGAGGCGAGCCGGTCTGAGGTGCGTCATGTTCTGCAACGTTTTTTTGGGAACTCCCGCGAGCAGCTTCTCCTCTCGCTTCTGGGTGATGACGAGATTGGCCCGGACGAACTCCGCCGTCTGCGGGAAGCCATTGCGAAGGCTCCGGACAATGAGCCAATAGTCCCACCAGCGGCGCGGCCGGAGGAGGCGGGATCATGA